In Flavobacteriales bacterium, the following proteins share a genomic window:
- a CDS encoding bifunctional UDP-N-acetylmuramoyl-tripeptide:D-alanyl-D-alanine ligase/alanine racemase, which yields MNSVSPQQLCSILKGTIISSGKDCFITYPLLDSRIHAVAGREAFFAIRGKNHDGHRYIPEMIEKGIQVIVGETFDHITSNDCWLIQVENSLEALQRWSAYHRSFFTAPLIAITGSNGKTIVKEWLYQILRKDFNIARSPKSYNSQVGVPLSLLLLNEQHELALIEAGISQPGEMEKLQTIIQPDIGILTNVRNAHSENFVDRKEHIREKIELFKSCKTIIYGNDDEQLDEEIRNQFPERELITFGKNKDAFLHVISQLNSGSKTKLELNSPAGNFSLDLPFTDIASIENALCCICCAIRLQIEPSIISERIAQLTPIEMRLELLNGENHCTLINDSYNSDIASLSIALDFMNQHHRKGKKTVILSDILQDKQAELELYRQVAHLLNEKKVDRLIAIGDKIKICSTFFQGSSSFYESTEAFLKEISVDDFNQETILIKGARSFGFERITQRLQEKAHETVLEIDLNALAHNLNYYRNLIPRETKIMGMVKAFSYGSGSKEVAEVLEFNRCDYLAVAYADEGVELRKAGISLPIMVMNPTERSIRQIIDFHLEPEVYSFKILHEIRDYLMQHSEIFIRVHLKIDTGMHRLGFLPEEIEQLCQELKSVPRLKVVSIFSHLAGSDDPQLDEFSLQQQHELEAAALQIELSLGYKPMKHLLNSAGIARFPNASLDMVRLGIGLYGVGSQAQEQLQLQNVSKLRSILSQIKSIPAGETVGYNRNAKLNRDSKIGIVPLGYADGFSRLLGNGNGDVIVAGKRAPVVGNVCMDMLMIDLTDIPEAAEGDDVIIFDSADRLKELAQKSHTIPYEILTSVSARVKRVYLRE from the coding sequence ATGAATTCAGTTAGTCCACAACAACTCTGCAGCATTCTGAAAGGAACCATAATTTCTTCGGGGAAGGATTGTTTTATCACTTATCCTTTGCTCGACAGCCGGATTCATGCTGTTGCAGGACGTGAAGCTTTTTTTGCCATCAGAGGAAAAAATCACGATGGACACCGCTATATCCCTGAGATGATTGAAAAGGGCATTCAGGTCATTGTAGGCGAAACATTTGATCATATTACTTCGAATGATTGCTGGCTGATTCAGGTAGAAAATAGTTTGGAGGCCCTGCAACGATGGTCGGCCTACCACCGTTCGTTTTTTACTGCACCATTAATCGCCATAACCGGCAGCAATGGAAAAACGATTGTGAAAGAATGGCTCTATCAAATTCTTCGTAAGGATTTTAATATTGCGAGGAGTCCCAAAAGCTACAATTCCCAGGTTGGCGTTCCGCTTTCATTGTTATTGTTAAACGAACAGCATGAATTAGCCCTCATTGAGGCCGGAATTTCTCAGCCGGGTGAGATGGAAAAATTACAGACCATCATACAGCCGGATATTGGGATTTTGACCAATGTGCGAAATGCGCACTCAGAAAATTTTGTCGACCGAAAGGAACATATTCGTGAAAAAATTGAATTGTTCAAGAGTTGCAAAACCATCATTTACGGGAATGATGACGAACAACTGGACGAAGAAATCCGAAACCAATTTCCGGAAAGGGAGTTGATTACATTCGGAAAAAACAAAGATGCCTTTCTGCACGTGATCAGTCAACTGAACAGCGGTTCAAAAACAAAACTCGAACTGAATTCACCCGCAGGAAATTTTTCGCTCGACCTGCCCTTTACCGATATCGCCTCAATCGAAAATGCACTCTGCTGCATTTGCTGCGCAATACGATTACAAATTGAGCCCTCCATTATTTCAGAACGCATTGCCCAATTAACACCCATTGAAATGCGACTGGAATTATTAAATGGAGAAAATCATTGTACACTGATTAATGATAGTTATAATTCCGACATCGCCTCCTTATCCATTGCGCTTGATTTTATGAATCAGCACCACAGAAAAGGGAAAAAGACGGTGATATTATCGGATATATTGCAGGACAAACAAGCTGAACTAGAACTATACCGGCAGGTAGCGCATTTGCTGAATGAGAAAAAAGTGGATCGTTTAATTGCCATTGGTGATAAAATAAAAATCTGCAGTACATTTTTTCAGGGTTCCTCTTCCTTTTATGAAAGTACCGAAGCCTTTTTAAAAGAAATTTCTGTTGACGATTTTAATCAGGAAACGATTTTAATCAAGGGCGCCCGCTCTTTCGGTTTCGAGCGCATCACTCAACGCCTGCAGGAAAAAGCGCATGAAACCGTTTTGGAAATCGATTTGAATGCGCTGGCACATAATTTAAATTACTACCGGAATTTAATTCCCCGCGAAACAAAAATCATGGGCATGGTGAAAGCATTTTCCTATGGAAGCGGTAGTAAAGAAGTAGCCGAAGTGTTGGAATTTAATCGTTGCGATTATTTAGCTGTTGCCTATGCGGACGAAGGAGTTGAATTGAGAAAAGCAGGGATTTCTTTACCCATCATGGTGATGAATCCCACAGAAAGAAGCATCCGTCAAATCATCGATTTTCATTTGGAACCAGAAGTATATTCGTTCAAAATTCTTCATGAAATTCGCGATTATCTGATGCAGCACAGCGAAATTTTTATTCGTGTCCATTTGAAAATTGACACCGGTATGCATCGTTTGGGATTTCTCCCGGAAGAAATTGAACAACTCTGCCAGGAATTAAAATCGGTTCCCCGACTGAAAGTGGTCAGTATATTTTCTCACCTTGCAGGAAGTGATGATCCGCAACTGGATGAATTCTCCCTGCAGCAACAACATGAATTGGAAGCTGCAGCATTACAGATTGAACTTTCCCTCGGATACAAACCCATGAAACATTTACTGAACAGCGCAGGAATTGCACGTTTTCCAAATGCTAGTCTGGACATGGTTCGCCTGGGAATTGGATTATACGGCGTGGGATCGCAGGCTCAGGAACAATTACAACTTCAAAATGTAAGCAAACTACGCTCAATCCTTTCACAAATAAAATCCATTCCCGCAGGAGAAACAGTGGGATATAACCGAAATGCGAAATTGAATCGCGACAGTAAAATAGGAATTGTTCCACTAGGATATGCCGACGGATTTTCGCGTTTATTGGGTAATGGAAACGGTGATGTAATAGTAGCCGGAAAACGCGCTCCCGTTGTTGGTAATGTATGCATGGATATGCTGATGATTGATCTCACCGATATTCCCGAAGCAGCAGAAGGAGATGATGTCATTATTTTTGACTCCGCCGATCGATTAAAAGAATTAGCTCAAAAGTCGCACACCATCCCCTACGAAATCCTAACCTCCGTATCGGCCCGGGTAAAACGGGTTTATTTGCGTGAATAA
- a CDS encoding CotH kinase family protein, translating to MALQPKTRKRIFYGFLGLFAFSLVGGFFANRWVKSKGYSNLWEFITTTSSNYAGSFKAQYETLSITIDEADFKKLEQQRERSLERGVMVNEEDSYVDALLEHNGTPIRAELRLKGHMLDHLQEKKWSFRVKTKKGDAFLGMKRFSLQHPGTRNYIYEWIFHTMMEHEDIMALRYMFLHVNVNGENWGVYALEEHFGQELVENNERLKGPIIRYNPELYWVYRLNELNKINITEEYAQMQSSYFEPYDTKNTLKDSSLRKLFVNAMERLEGFRRGDLTTSEVFDIEKLARFHAIIDLVGGHHSLDWSDVKYYYNSQTQLLEPVSYESFSVRKTNQLAGSYRFTGKKEYINDHHNALFNDTAFFAAYIRALDRIATKEWLDQFLTSVDPVLKSHLAILNAEFPFKKYDPNLYYNNAKSISAILKSPKGFYAHLEKIKDDSLEFSIGGIESLPSVIYALKIDSLRIPLAQPMVVPSKTPDDYVNYKKIKIGRPAGLAITEKTDFVFEYSLPGRTERKEEKSFTYSAYSYSKAEDAYLNQPANLSEFPFMVVEESSKTIHVVPGHHTLDRDMIIPSGYTVVILAQTSFNLKDKAKIISHSSIDANGEEGNPIVFSSEDGTGMGIILLETSGENHFNFVHFKKLSRPKKGDFSHDAVFNVYGSSVEMKNCLVEECKGAGLSFVRCNARLQNVYVYDCSSDGIRFFFGNAALNKITVKKCGDNGIVLNNAIVRAEELKISKTEDELLKIEDYSTLRSNTLDLSEGPLGINLSNSSVLNVEKLNLSQLKLGLKVHHKGQVFGPASGTIKSLKSTEVDQLDEVEEDCKLEILKQ from the coding sequence ATGGCTCTGCAACCCAAAACGCGTAAGCGGATTTTTTACGGATTTCTTGGATTATTTGCATTTTCTCTAGTTGGGGGATTTTTTGCCAATCGTTGGGTGAAATCCAAAGGTTATTCCAACCTCTGGGAGTTTATTACTACTACCAGTTCAAATTATGCCGGAAGCTTTAAAGCACAATACGAAACATTGTCCATCACCATTGATGAAGCTGATTTTAAAAAACTCGAACAACAAAGGGAACGATCGCTGGAGCGGGGAGTCATGGTGAATGAAGAGGACAGTTATGTAGATGCCTTACTTGAACATAACGGTACTCCCATTCGTGCAGAGTTGCGCTTAAAGGGACACATGCTTGATCATTTGCAGGAAAAAAAATGGTCCTTCCGGGTGAAGACGAAAAAGGGGGATGCCTTTTTAGGGATGAAACGCTTTTCACTCCAGCATCCCGGAACACGCAATTATATTTACGAATGGATTTTTCACACCATGATGGAACATGAAGACATTATGGCATTGCGCTATATGTTTTTACATGTAAACGTAAACGGAGAAAACTGGGGTGTATATGCGCTGGAAGAACATTTCGGTCAGGAATTAGTGGAAAACAATGAACGTTTAAAAGGACCCATTATCCGTTACAATCCGGAATTATATTGGGTGTATCGATTGAATGAATTAAATAAAATAAATATTACGGAAGAATATGCACAAATGCAGTCTTCCTACTTTGAACCTTACGATACCAAGAATACCTTAAAAGATTCTTCCCTGCGTAAATTGTTTGTCAATGCCATGGAACGCTTAGAAGGATTTCGTCGCGGCGATTTAACTACTTCGGAAGTTTTCGATATCGAAAAATTAGCACGCTTTCATGCGATTATCGATTTGGTTGGTGGACACCATTCTCTCGATTGGAGTGATGTAAAGTATTATTATAATTCTCAAACCCAATTACTGGAACCTGTTTCGTATGAAAGTTTCAGCGTAAGAAAAACCAATCAGCTGGCAGGTTCATATCGTTTTACCGGAAAAAAGGAATACATCAATGATCACCACAATGCACTTTTTAATGATACGGCATTTTTCGCGGCTTATATCCGGGCCTTGGATCGGATTGCCACCAAAGAATGGCTCGATCAGTTTTTAACTTCTGTTGATCCCGTTTTAAAATCGCATTTGGCCATTCTGAATGCTGAATTCCCTTTCAAAAAATATGATCCCAATTTATATTATAACAATGCCAAGAGCATATCGGCTATTTTAAAATCACCTAAAGGATTTTATGCTCATCTCGAGAAAATCAAAGATGATTCATTGGAGTTTAGTATTGGAGGTATAGAGTCATTGCCTTCGGTTATTTATGCGCTAAAAATTGATTCTCTTCGTATTCCATTAGCGCAACCAATGGTTGTCCCTTCCAAGACGCCGGATGATTATGTGAATTATAAAAAAATAAAAATCGGACGTCCTGCCGGTTTAGCCATTACTGAAAAAACTGATTTTGTATTTGAGTATTCATTGCCTGGAAGAACTGAACGTAAAGAAGAAAAATCATTTACATATTCTGCTTATAGCTATTCCAAGGCAGAAGATGCTTATTTGAATCAGCCTGCCAATTTATCGGAGTTTCCATTTATGGTGGTAGAGGAGTCGAGCAAAACCATTCATGTTGTGCCGGGGCATCATACCCTAGATCGCGACATGATTATTCCTTCTGGTTACACCGTGGTGATATTAGCTCAAACCTCATTCAACTTAAAGGATAAAGCAAAAATTATTTCTCATTCATCCATAGATGCCAATGGAGAAGAAGGAAATCCAATTGTGTTTAGTTCGGAAGATGGAACAGGAATGGGAATAATACTACTGGAAACTTCCGGTGAAAACCATTTTAATTTTGTTCATTTTAAAAAATTGTCGCGACCCAAAAAGGGTGATTTTTCGCATGATGCAGTATTCAATGTTTATGGTTCATCCGTTGAAATGAAAAACTGCCTGGTGGAAGAATGCAAAGGCGCAGGATTAAGTTTTGTACGATGCAATGCCCGACTTCAAAACGTGTATGTTTATGATTGCTCTTCCGATGGAATTCGCTTTTTCTTTGGTAATGCAGCACTGAATAAAATCACGGTAAAAAAATGCGGCGATAATGGAATCGTATTGAACAATGCCATTGTTCGCGCCGAAGAATTAAAAATTTCGAAAACAGAGGATGAATTATTGAAGATCGAAGATTATTCAACGTTACGCTCTAACACTTTAGATTTAAGTGAGGGTCCACTTGGAATTAATCTCAGTAATTCTTCGGTGCTGAACGTGGAAAAATTAAATCTGTCGCAATTAAAATTAGGATTGAAAGTGCATCATAAGGGACAAGTATTTGGTCCCGCTTCCGGCACAATTAAATCGCTGAAGTCAACCGAAGTTGATCAATTGGATGAGGTGGAAGAGGATTGTAAACTTGAAATCCTTAAGCAATGA
- a CDS encoding T9SS type A sorting domain-containing protein, whose amino-acid sequence MKKFTFSVLIAFLLSYTAIGQTYPTPYNLALLGNYSMTDWASTSTAGTYPTSMVFHKLSQVNPNLSSTEVGNITGSYSLSTKTRMNGLGAGGFSFTNSNTTPDNTGYQTNRGGHAILAVNTTDRTNVQVSWTAGCTNVQIRKYAIRAQYRIGTSGSWTDVISGGGEYSSVSGVGSTNFGPVTLPASCDNQSVVQIRWVYYFVSGASTNASTLFVDDISVTSIPLVTFSPLSSVCINTPSFVLSDGQPIGGVYSGPGVVGNTFDPAVAGAGTHTLTYTYTDGNGISNFATSNITVSSSACVPTTALTTASCGAVNLSMSSYIYCDNVYQAQDYEFEFTNSGLGYSQNRVRGQAVPSIGLSAVPGLLYGQTYNVRVRAKVGGVWGDFSGICSISLQAVAPTTQLTPTFCGASGISTNSSISCNSIAGADNYEFTLTNTSLGYSQVKYRGQGLPNISLSAFSGLIYGTTYDVSVRAYINGAWTDPGATCQITLNGGVPTTTLDGASCGATGLSRSTGTITCTSVASAVNYQWRFYNGNTLVTSVTTGGTTNTLGNIQGLIAGNSYNVDVRAKIGTTWGSYSTRCSITLASAVAMDEIIEVQRSMEINDASTISDFNLYPNPTEVGGFVNLSFELPTSMEGNLISLDIIDISGKLIHSSKYNSNVGGNFLSVPVGTEFSSGIYFAKIMIGSEMKTIKFLVK is encoded by the coding sequence ATGAAAAAGTTTACTTTTTCTGTTCTTATTGCCTTTTTATTAAGCTATACGGCTATAGGACAGACCTATCCAACACCTTATAATTTAGCTTTACTTGGAAATTATTCCATGACGGATTGGGCTTCTACAAGTACTGCAGGAACCTATCCTACTTCTATGGTTTTTCACAAGCTTTCACAAGTCAATCCAAATTTATCTTCCACTGAAGTAGGGAATATTACTGGTTCGTATAGCCTGTCTACCAAAACACGCATGAATGGATTAGGCGCCGGCGGATTTAGCTTTACCAATTCCAACACTACTCCAGATAATACGGGATATCAAACGAACAGAGGCGGACATGCTATCCTCGCGGTTAACACAACAGACAGAACAAATGTTCAGGTTTCTTGGACCGCAGGTTGTACAAATGTGCAAATAAGAAAATATGCAATTCGCGCTCAATATAGAATTGGAACTTCAGGGTCATGGACCGATGTAATTTCTGGTGGCGGAGAGTACAGCAGTGTAAGTGGAGTAGGATCTACCAATTTTGGTCCTGTAACTCTTCCTGCTTCCTGCGATAATCAATCCGTAGTACAAATCAGATGGGTTTATTATTTTGTGTCAGGCGCTTCTACCAACGCTTCAACATTGTTTGTGGATGATATTAGCGTTACGAGTATTCCATTAGTTACTTTTAGTCCATTGTCAAGTGTTTGTATTAACACGCCATCATTTGTCTTGTCGGATGGTCAACCTATTGGAGGGGTTTATTCAGGTCCGGGCGTTGTAGGAAATACATTCGATCCTGCCGTAGCCGGTGCGGGTACACATACACTCACCTATACCTACACAGATGGTAACGGTATTTCTAATTTTGCTACTTCCAATATCACAGTAAGTTCTTCAGCCTGTGTTCCAACAACCGCATTAACTACTGCATCATGTGGAGCAGTAAATCTTAGTATGTCGAGTTATATTTATTGCGACAATGTTTACCAGGCACAAGATTATGAATTCGAATTTACCAATTCAGGTTTAGGCTACTCGCAAAACCGTGTTAGAGGTCAAGCCGTACCAAGTATTGGATTAAGTGCTGTTCCGGGTTTGTTATATGGTCAAACGTATAATGTAAGAGTTAGAGCAAAAGTTGGTGGAGTTTGGGGTGATTTTTCAGGTATTTGTTCTATTTCATTACAAGCCGTTGCACCAACCACTCAATTGACTCCAACATTCTGTGGTGCTTCTGGTATTTCTACCAATAGCAGTATTTCCTGTAATTCTATTGCAGGTGCAGATAATTATGAGTTTACCCTTACAAATACATCATTGGGCTATTCACAGGTGAAATATAGAGGTCAGGGTTTACCAAATATTTCCTTGTCAGCTTTTTCAGGTTTGATTTATGGAACCACCTATGATGTTTCTGTTAGGGCTTACATCAATGGCGCATGGACTGATCCCGGAGCAACTTGTCAGATTACTTTAAATGGTGGTGTTCCAACAACTACACTTGATGGTGCAAGTTGTGGTGCAACCGGATTAAGCAGATCAACCGGAACCATTACTTGTACTTCTGTAGCTTCAGCAGTAAATTACCAATGGAGATTTTATAATGGAAATACATTAGTTACATCTGTAACTACAGGTGGAACAACAAATACACTCGGAAACATTCAAGGGTTAATTGCAGGAAATTCTTACAATGTTGATGTTCGTGCAAAAATTGGAACTACCTGGGGCTCTTATTCAACTCGTTGTTCAATTACGCTTGCATCAGCCGTTGCAATGGATGAGATTATTGAAGTTCAACGCTCAATGGAAATAAATGATGCTTCAACAATTTCTGATTTCAATTTATATCCTAATCCAACAGAAGTTGGAGGATTTGTAAATCTATCTTTTGAATTGCCAACGTCAATGGAAGGGAATTTAATTTCACTTGATATTATTGATATTTCCGGTAAGCTAATTCACTCTTCTAAATACAATTCCAATGTTGGTGGTAATTTCTTATCGGTTCCTGTAGGAACAGAATTTTCATCTGGAATTTATTTTGCAAAAATCATGATTGGATCTGAAATGAAAACCATCAAATTTTTGGTTAAATAA
- a CDS encoding glycosyltransferase: MSDSKRKILFLYTELAGYILSCIDELVNTTSTEVILVRWPLNKEAPFDFKFPDGIKVLQRNEIKDDELLAMAKNFNPDLIFCSGWVDKGYLKVCKEFRFKIPVVVGLDNQWDGSFRQRIASLFRFKLIRPYFSHAWVPGERQKKFARRLGIPEKNISTGFYSADTRHFFKIYNELLPLRTSHFPKRFIYVGRYLPFKGIQDLWDAFVELQNEHPNEWELWCLGTGDLWDKKVEHPKIKHFGFVQPNEISGIIAQTGVFILPSQFEPWGVVVHEFAASGFPLICTPNVGASEVFLEENKNGFLIEAGNKNSIKEVLTKCMNLNQDSLLSMSVHSHLLSSKITPQVWTDKLLNIH; this comes from the coding sequence ATGAGCGATTCAAAACGTAAAATTCTGTTTTTGTACACCGAATTAGCCGGTTATATTCTGAGCTGTATCGATGAATTAGTGAATACTACTTCTACAGAAGTAATTTTAGTACGTTGGCCCCTCAACAAAGAAGCTCCGTTCGATTTTAAATTTCCGGATGGTATTAAGGTGCTACAACGAAATGAAATCAAGGATGATGAATTACTGGCAATGGCTAAAAATTTTAATCCGGATTTAATTTTTTGTAGTGGTTGGGTGGATAAAGGTTACCTGAAAGTTTGTAAGGAATTCCGATTCAAAATTCCGGTGGTTGTTGGACTCGATAATCAATGGGATGGAAGTTTTCGTCAACGCATCGCATCATTGTTTCGCTTTAAATTGATTCGTCCCTATTTTAGTCACGCCTGGGTGCCGGGCGAGCGACAGAAAAAATTTGCAAGGCGATTGGGGATTCCCGAAAAAAATATTTCGACCGGTTTTTATTCGGCAGATACGCGTCATTTTTTTAAAATCTATAATGAATTATTACCCCTTCGAACTTCTCACTTTCCGAAACGATTTATTTATGTAGGCCGTTATTTACCATTTAAAGGTATTCAGGATTTATGGGATGCTTTTGTTGAATTACAAAATGAACATCCGAATGAATGGGAATTGTGGTGTTTAGGAACGGGTGATTTATGGGATAAAAAAGTGGAGCATCCAAAAATAAAGCACTTCGGTTTTGTTCAACCGAATGAGATTTCCGGAATCATTGCTCAAACCGGTGTGTTTATTTTGCCCAGTCAATTTGAACCCTGGGGAGTAGTGGTACATGAATTTGCAGCAAGTGGTTTTCCTCTTATTTGCACACCCAATGTTGGTGCATCGGAAGTGTTTCTTGAGGAAAATAAAAATGGCTTTTTGATTGAGGCAGGAAATAAAAATTCAATTAAAGAGGTCCTAACTAAATGCATGAATTTGAATCAGGATTCTCTATTGTCCATGTCGGTGCACAGCCATTTACTTTCAAGCAAAATCACCCCGCAGGTTTGGACGGATAAATTGCTTAATATTCACTAA
- the asnB gene encoding asparagine synthase (glutamine-hydrolyzing): MCGINGIFGLDGIVDPSQVLGRMNKAIAHRGPDAEGVFADSMIVLGHRRLSIIDVSADGNQPFYSQDRQVVMVFNGEIYNYRELKNELSDYPFKTQSDSEVLMAAYLKWGVHCLSRLEGMFAFAIWNTAKQELFIARDRMGVKPLYIAQTEKSIVFSSEIRAIIQSGLVSKEMDKRSLVDYLRYQTVHAPSTILKQVQMLMPGHYMVIQDSEVKTEEYWNAAALVNYRSEGKSYEEVTADVRALMKASVKKRLVADVPFGAFLSGGIDSSVVVALMAEVSSEPVSTFTVTFDDQEFSEAQFAKTIAEKFSTRHTEIKLKPEDFLNDLPQAIQDMDHPSGDGPNTWIVSRATKQNGISMALSGIGGDELFAGYDVFKRLSGLSSKQYLQYFPMGLRKLAGFSYRKFKPGIASDKIDEFLRLEYFDLEHVYPLNRQVLKDVVIAQLLDQKKLPSRSVKEILISGIGTGTAGVSMHELSKISYAEMYSYLQNVLLRDADQMSMAHALEIREPFLDHHLIEYVLGVRNRYKYPDRPKKLLVDAMNDVLPKEIWDRPKMGFTLPWKNWMKNELKSFCEDGIQVLVKDEHFDAEEIRNWWNAFLKDDPRVSWSRVWHLVVLGHWINTNLK; the protein is encoded by the coding sequence ATGTGCGGAATTAACGGAATTTTTGGTCTAGATGGAATTGTGGATCCATCGCAGGTTTTAGGTCGCATGAACAAAGCCATTGCGCATCGTGGTCCGGATGCTGAAGGTGTGTTTGCAGACTCCATGATAGTATTAGGTCATCGCCGACTTTCTATCATTGATGTTTCTGCCGATGGCAATCAACCTTTTTATTCGCAGGATCGTCAGGTGGTGATGGTGTTTAACGGTGAAATTTATAATTACCGTGAACTAAAAAATGAGTTGAGCGATTATCCTTTTAAAACACAAAGTGATTCTGAAGTGTTGATGGCCGCTTATTTAAAGTGGGGCGTCCACTGTTTATCGCGCTTGGAAGGAATGTTCGCTTTTGCCATTTGGAATACAGCGAAACAGGAATTATTTATAGCCCGCGATCGAATGGGGGTAAAGCCACTTTATATCGCACAAACGGAAAAATCGATTGTTTTCAGTAGTGAAATCCGGGCAATTATTCAATCGGGATTGGTGTCGAAAGAAATGGATAAAAGATCCCTGGTGGATTATTTGCGGTATCAAACCGTTCACGCTCCTTCAACTATTTTAAAGCAGGTTCAAATGCTGATGCCTGGTCATTATATGGTGATACAGGACAGTGAAGTAAAAACGGAAGAATACTGGAACGCAGCTGCATTGGTAAATTATCGCAGTGAGGGTAAATCCTATGAAGAGGTAACAGCGGATGTCCGTGCTCTAATGAAAGCTTCAGTGAAAAAACGATTGGTAGCTGATGTCCCTTTCGGCGCATTTCTTTCCGGTGGAATTGATTCTTCCGTTGTTGTTGCATTGATGGCAGAGGTTTCATCCGAGCCGGTTTCAACGTTTACAGTTACTTTCGATGATCAGGAGTTTAGTGAAGCACAATTCGCAAAAACTATTGCAGAAAAATTTTCTACGCGTCACACCGAAATAAAATTAAAGCCCGAAGATTTTTTAAACGATTTACCTCAAGCTATTCAGGATATGGATCACCCTTCGGGTGATGGTCCCAATACCTGGATTGTTTCGCGTGCTACAAAACAAAATGGGATTAGCATGGCTTTGTCGGGTATTGGCGGAGATGAATTGTTTGCAGGCTACGATGTGTTTAAACGATTGAGTGGACTTTCTTCCAAACAATACTTGCAATATTTCCCAATGGGATTACGCAAACTGGCAGGGTTTTCCTATCGAAAATTTAAACCTGGAATTGCATCTGATAAAATCGATGAGTTTTTGCGTTTGGAATATTTTGATCTCGAACATGTATATCCATTGAATCGTCAGGTGTTAAAAGATGTGGTCATTGCTCAATTGCTTGATCAAAAGAAATTACCGTCACGCAGTGTAAAAGAAATTCTAATAAGCGGAATTGGCACAGGTACTGCCGGTGTTTCGATGCATGAATTGAGTAAAATTTCGTATGCAGAAATGTACAGTTATCTGCAGAATGTCTTATTGCGTGATGCGGATCAAATGAGTATGGCACATGCATTGGAAATTCGCGAACCATTTTTGGATCATCATTTAATTGAATATGTACTGGGTGTTCGCAACCGGTATAAGTATCCGGATCGACCAAAAAAATTACTGGTGGATGCCATGAATGATGTATTACCGAAAGAAATCTGGGATCGCCCTAAAATGGGATTTACATTGCCATGGAAAAACTGGATGAAAAATGAATTAAAATCATTTTGCGAAGATGGAATTCAGGTGTTGGTTAAGGATGAACATTTTGATGCGGAAGAAATCAGAAATTGGTGGAATGCATTTTTAAAGGATGATCCACGCGTGAGCTGGTCGCGCGTTTGGCATTTAGTGGTATTGGGACATTGGATCAACACCAACCTGAAATAA